One segment of Pan paniscus chromosome 20, NHGRI_mPanPan1-v2.0_pri, whole genome shotgun sequence DNA contains the following:
- the PNPLA6 gene encoding patatin-like phospholipase domain-containing protein 6 isoform X2, which translates to MGTSSHGLATNSSGAKVAERDGFQDVLAPGEGSAGRICGAQPVPFVPQVLGVMIGAGVAVVVTAVLILLVVRRLRVPKTPAPDGPRYRFRKRDKVLFYGRKIMRKVSQSTSSLVDTSVSTTSRPRMRKKLKMLNIAKKILRIQKETPTLQRKEPPPAVLEADLTEGDLANSHLPSEVLYMLKNVRVLGHFEKPLFLELCRHMVFQRLGQGDYVFRPGQPDASIYVVQDGLLELCLPGPDGKECVVKEVVPGDSVNSLLSILDVITGHQHPQRTVSARAARDSTVLRLPVEAFSAVFTKYPESLVRVVQIIMVRLQRVTFLALHNYLGLTNELFSHEIQPLRLFPSPGLPTRTSPVRGSKRMVSTSATDEPRETPGRPPDPTGAPLPGPTGLQGGPRSDFDMAYERGRISVSLQEEASGGSLAAPARTPTQEPREQPAGACEYSYCEDESATGGCPFGPYQGRQTSSIFEAAKQELAKLMRIEDPSLLNSRVLLHHAKAGTIIARQGDQDVSLHFVLWGCLHVYQRMIDKAEDVCLFVAQPGELVGQLAVLTGEPLIFTLRAQRDCTFLRISKSDFYEIMRAQPSVVLSAAHTVAARMSPFVRQMDFAIDWTAVEAGRALYRQGDRSDCTYIVLNGRLRSVIQRGSGKKELVGEYGRGDLIGVVEALTRQPRATTVHAVRDTELAKLPEGTLGHIKRRYPQVVTRLIHLLSQKILGNLQQLQGPFPGSGLGVPPHSELTNPASNLATVAILPVCAEVPMVAFTLELQHALQAIGPTLLLNSDIIRARLGASALDSIQEFRLSGWLAQQEDAHRIVLYQTDASLTPWTVRCLRQADCILIVGLGDQEPTLGQLEQMLENTAVRALKQLVLLHREEGAGPTRTVEWLNMRSWCSGHLHLRCPRRLFSRRSPAKLHELYEKVFSRRADRHSDFSRLARVLTGNTIALVLGGGGARGCSHIGVLKALEEAGVPVDLVGGTSIGSFIGALYAEERSASRTKQRAREWAKSMTSVLEPVLDLTYPVTSMFTGSAFNRSIHRVFQDKQIEDLWLPYFNVTTDITASAMRVHKDGSLWRYVRASMTLSGYLPPLCDPKDGHLLMDGGYINNLPADIARSMGAKTVIAIDVGSQDETDLSTYGDSLSGWWLLWKRLNPWADKVKVPDMAEIQSRLAYVSCVRQLEVVKSSSYCEYLRPPIDCFKTMDFGKFDQIYDVGYQYGKAVFGGWSRGNVIEKMLTDRRSTDLNESRRADVLAFPSSGFTDLAEIVSRIEPPTSYVSDGCADGEESDCLTEYEEDAGPDCSRDEGGSPEGASPSTASEMEEEKSILRQRRCLPQEPPGSATDA; encoded by the exons ATGGGGACATCGAGTCACGGGCTGGCTACGAACTCCTCGGGGGCGAAGGTGGCGGAGAGGGATGGGTTCCAGGACGTCCTGGCGCCCGGGGAAGGCTCGGCGGGACGGATTTGCGGTGCGCAGCCAGTGCCGTTCGTCCCTCAGGTGCTGGGCGTGATGATCGGGGCCGGAGTGGCGGTGGTGGTCACGGCCGTGCTCATCCTCCTGGTGGTGCGGAGGCTGCGAGTGCCAA AAACCCCAGCCCCGGATGGCCCCCGGTATCGGTTCCGGAAGAGGGACAAAGTGCTCTTCTATGGCCGGAAGATTATGCGGAAG GTGTCACAATCCACCTCCTCCCTCGTGGATACCTCTGTCTCCACCACTTCCCGGCCACGCATGAGGAAGAAACTGAAGATGCTCAACATTGCCAAGAA gATCCTGCGCATCCAGAAAGAGACGCCCACGCTGCAGCGGAAGGAGCCCCCGCCCGCAGTGCTAGAAGCTGACCTGACCGAGGGCGACCTGGCTAACTCCCATCTGCCCTCCGAAGTGCTTTATATGCTCAAGAACGTCCG GGTGCTGGGCCACTTCGAGAAGCCACTCTTCCTGGAGCTCTGCCGCCACATGGTCTTCCAGCGGCTGGGCCAGGGTGACTACGTTTTCCGGCCGGGCCAGCCAGATGCCAGCATCTACGTGGTGCAGGACGGGCTGCTGGAGCTCTGTCTGCCAGGGCCT GACGGGAAGGAGTGTGTGGTGAAGGAAGTGGTTCCTGGGGACAGCGTCAACAGCCTTCTCAGCATCCTGGATGTCATCACC ggtCACCAGCATCCCCAGCGGACCGTGTCTGCCCGGGCGGCCCGGGACTCCACGGTGCTGCGCCTGCCGGTGGAAGCATTCTCCGCGGTCTTCACCAAGTACCCGGAGAGCTTGGTGCGGGTCGTGCAG ATCATCATGGTGCGGCTGCAGCGAGTCACCTTCCTGGCACTGCACAACTACCTGGGTCTGACCAATGAGCTCTTCAGCCAC GAGATCCAGCCCCTGCGTCTGttccccagccctggcctcccaacTCGCACCAGCCCTGTGCGGGGCTCCAAGAGAATGGTCAGCACCTCAGCTACGGACGAGCCCAGGGAGACCCCAGGCCGGCCACCCGATCCCACCGGGGCCCCGCTGCCTGGACCTACAG GCTTGCAGGGTGGCCCCCGCTCCGACTTCGACATGGCCTATGAGCGTGGCCGGATCTCCGTGTCCCTGCAGGAAGAGGCCTCCGGGGGGTCCCTGGCAGCCCCCGCTCGG ACCCCCACTCAGGAGCCTCGTGAGCAGCCGGCAGGCGCCTGTGAATACAGCTACTGTGAGGATGAGTCGGCCACTGGTGGCTGCCCTTTCGGGCCCTACCAGGGCCGCCAGACCAGCAGCATCTTCGAGGCAGCAAAGCAGGAGCTGGCCAAGCTGATGCGGATTGAG GACCCCTCCCTCCTGAACAGCCGAGTCTTGCTGCACCACGCCAAAGCCGGCACCATCATTGCCCGCCAGGGAGACCAG GACGTGAGCCTGCACTTCGTGCTCTGGGGCTGCCTGCACGTGTACCAGCGCATGATCGACAAGGCGGAGGACGTGTGCCTGTTCGTAGCGCAGCCGGGGGAACTGGTGGGGCAGCTGGCGGTGCTCACTGGCGAACCTCTCATCTTCACACTGCGAGCCCAACGCGACTGCACCTTCCTGCGGATCTCCAAGTCCGACTTCTATGA GATCATGCGCGCACAGCCCAGTGTGGTGCTGAGTGCGGCGCACACGGTGGCAGCCAGGATGTCGCCCTTCGTGCGCCAGATGGACTTCGCCAtcgactggactgcagtggaggcGGGACGCGCGCTGTACAG GCAGGGCGACCGCTCCGACTGCACTTACATCGTGCTCAATGGGCGGCTGCGTAGCGTGATCCAGCGAGGCAGTGGCAAGAAGGAGCTGGTGGGCGAGTACGGCCGCGGCGACCTCATCGGCGTG GTGGAGGCACTGACCCGGCAGCCGCGAGCCACGACGGTGCACGCGGTGCGCGACACGGAGCTGGCCAAGCTTCCCGAGGGCACCTTGGGTCACATCAAACGCCGGTACCCGCAG GTCGTGACCCGCCTTATCCACCTACTGAGCCAGAAAATTCTAGGGAATTTGCAGCAGCTGCAAGGACCCTTCCCAG GCTCTGGGCTGGGTGTGCCCCCACACTCGGAACTCACCAACCCAGCCAGCAACCTGGCAACTGTGGCAATCCTGCCTGTGTGTGCTGAGGTCCCCATGGTGGCCTTCACGCTGGAGCTGCAGCACGCCCTGCAGGCGATCG GTCCGACGCTACTCCTTAACAGTGACATCATCCGGGCACGCCTGGGGGCCTCTGCACTGGATAG CATCCAAGAGTTCCGGCTGTCAGGGTGGCTGGCCCAGCAGGAAGATGCACACCGTATCGTACTCTACCAGACGGACGCCTCGCTGACGCCCTGGACCGTGCGCTGCTTGCGACAGGCCGACTGCATCCTCATTGTGGGCCTGGGGGACCAGGAGCCTACCCTCGGCCAG CTGGAGCAGATGCTGGAGAACACGGCTGTGCGCGCCCTTAAGCAGCTAGTCCTGCTCCACCGAGAGGAGGGCGCGGGCCCCACGCGCACCGTGGAGTGGCTAAATATGCGCAGCTGGTGCTCGGGGCACCTGCACCTGCGCTGTCCGCGCCGCCTCTTTTCGCGCCGCAGCCCTGCCAAGCTG CATGAGCTCTACGAGAAGGTTTTCTCCAGGCGTGCGGACCGGCACAGCGACTTCTCCCGCTTGGCGAGGGTGCTCACGGGGAACACCATTGCCCTTGTGCTAGGCGGGGGCGGGGCCAG GGGCTGCTCGCACATCGGAGTACTAAAGGCATTAGAGGAGGCGGGGGTCCCCGTGGACCTGGTGGGCGGCACGTCCATTGGCTCTTTCATCGGAGCGCTGTACGCGGAGGAGCGCAGCGCCAGCCGCACGAAGCAGCGGGCCCGGGAGTGGGCCAAG AGCATGACTTCGGTGCTGGAACCTGTGTTGGACCTCACGTACCCAGTCACCTCCATGTTCACTGGGTCTGCCTTTAACCGCAGCATCCATCGGGTCTTCCAGGATAAGCAGATTGAG GACCTGTGGCTGCCTTACTTCAACGTGACCACAGATATCACCGCCTCAGCCATGCGAGTCCACAAAGATG GCTCCCTGTGGCGGTATGTGCGCGCCAGCATGACGCTGTCGGGCTACCTGCCCCCGCTGTGCGACCCCAAGGACGGGCACCTACTCATGGATGGCGGCTACATCAACAATCTGCCAG CGGACATCGCCCGCAGCATGGGTGCCAAAACGGTCATCGCCATTGACGTGGGGAGCCAGGATGAGACGGACCTCAGCACCTACGGGGACAGCCTGTCCGGCTGGTGGCTGCTGTGGAAGCGGCTGAATCCCTGGGCGGACAAGGTAAAGGTTCCAGACATGGCTGAAATCCAGTCCCGCCTGGCCTACGTGTCCTGCGTGCGGCAGCTAGAGGTTGTCAAGTCCAGCTCCTACTGCGAGTACCTGCGCCCGCCCATCGACTGCTTCAAGACCATGGACTTTGGGAAGTTCGACCAGATCTAT GATGTGGGCTACCAGTACGGGAAGGCGGTGTTTGGAGGCTGGAGCCGTGGCAACGTCATTGAGAAAATGCTCACAGACCGGCGGTCTACAGACCTTAATGAGAGCCGCCGTGCAGAC GTGCTTGCCTTCCCAAGCTCTGGCTTCACTGACTTGGCAGAGATTGTGTCCCGGATTGAGCCCCCCACGAGCTATGTCTCTGATGGCTGTGCTGACG GAGAGGAGTCAGATTGTCTGACAGAGTATGAGGAGGACGCCGGACCCGACTGCTCGAGGGATGAAGGGGGGTCCCCCGAGGGTGCAAGCCCCAGCACTGCCTCCGAGATG GAGGAGGAGAAGTCGATTCTCCGGCAACGACGCTGTCTGCCCCAGGAGCCGCCCGGCTCAGCCACAGATGCCTGA
- the PNPLA6 gene encoding patatin-like phospholipase domain-containing protein 6 isoform X1 produces the protein MGTSSHGLATNSSGAKVAERDGFQDVLAPGEGSAGRICGAQPVPFVPQVLGVMIGAGVAVVVTAVLILLVVRRLRVPKTPAPDGPRYRFRKRDKVLFYGRKIMRKVSQSTSSLVDTSVSTTSRPRMRKKLKMLNIAKKILRIQKETPTLQRKEPPPAVLEADLTEGDLANSHLPSEVLYMLKNVRVLGHFEKPLFLELCRHMVFQRLGQGDYVFRPGQPDASIYVVQDGLLELCLPGPDGKECVVKEVVPGDSVNSLLSILDVITGHQHPQRTVSARAARDSTVLRLPVEAFSAVFTKYPESLVRVVQIIMVRLQRVTFLALHNYLGLTNELFSHEIQPLRLFPSPGLPTRTSPVRGSKRMVSTSATDEPRETPGRPPDPTGAPLPGPTGDPVKPTSLETPSAPLLSRCVSMPGDISGLQGGPRSDFDMAYERGRISVSLQEEASGGSLAAPARTPTQEPREQPAGACEYSYCEDESATGGCPFGPYQGRQTSSIFEAAKQELAKLMRIEDPSLLNSRVLLHHAKAGTIIARQGDQDVSLHFVLWGCLHVYQRMIDKAEDVCLFVAQPGELVGQLAVLTGEPLIFTLRAQRDCTFLRISKSDFYEIMRAQPSVVLSAAHTVAARMSPFVRQMDFAIDWTAVEAGRALYRQGDRSDCTYIVLNGRLRSVIQRGSGKKELVGEYGRGDLIGVVEALTRQPRATTVHAVRDTELAKLPEGTLGHIKRRYPQVVTRLIHLLSQKILGNLQQLQGPFPGSGLGVPPHSELTNPASNLATVAILPVCAEVPMVAFTLELQHALQAIGPTLLLNSDIIRARLGASALDSIQEFRLSGWLAQQEDAHRIVLYQTDASLTPWTVRCLRQADCILIVGLGDQEPTLGQLEQMLENTAVRALKQLVLLHREEGAGPTRTVEWLNMRSWCSGHLHLRCPRRLFSRRSPAKLHELYEKVFSRRADRHSDFSRLARVLTGNTIALVLGGGGARGCSHIGVLKALEEAGVPVDLVGGTSIGSFIGALYAEERSASRTKQRAREWAKSMTSVLEPVLDLTYPVTSMFTGSAFNRSIHRVFQDKQIEDLWLPYFNVTTDITASAMRVHKDGSLWRYVRASMTLSGYLPPLCDPKDGHLLMDGGYINNLPADIARSMGAKTVIAIDVGSQDETDLSTYGDSLSGWWLLWKRLNPWADKVKVPDMAEIQSRLAYVSCVRQLEVVKSSSYCEYLRPPIDCFKTMDFGKFDQIYDVGYQYGKAVFGGWSRGNVIEKMLTDRRSTDLNESRRADVLAFPSSGFTDLAEIVSRIEPPTSYVSDGCADGEESDCLTEYEEDAGPDCSRDEGGSPEGASPSTASEMEEEKSILRQRRCLPQEPPGSATDA, from the exons ATGGGGACATCGAGTCACGGGCTGGCTACGAACTCCTCGGGGGCGAAGGTGGCGGAGAGGGATGGGTTCCAGGACGTCCTGGCGCCCGGGGAAGGCTCGGCGGGACGGATTTGCGGTGCGCAGCCAGTGCCGTTCGTCCCTCAGGTGCTGGGCGTGATGATCGGGGCCGGAGTGGCGGTGGTGGTCACGGCCGTGCTCATCCTCCTGGTGGTGCGGAGGCTGCGAGTGCCAA AAACCCCAGCCCCGGATGGCCCCCGGTATCGGTTCCGGAAGAGGGACAAAGTGCTCTTCTATGGCCGGAAGATTATGCGGAAG GTGTCACAATCCACCTCCTCCCTCGTGGATACCTCTGTCTCCACCACTTCCCGGCCACGCATGAGGAAGAAACTGAAGATGCTCAACATTGCCAAGAA gATCCTGCGCATCCAGAAAGAGACGCCCACGCTGCAGCGGAAGGAGCCCCCGCCCGCAGTGCTAGAAGCTGACCTGACCGAGGGCGACCTGGCTAACTCCCATCTGCCCTCCGAAGTGCTTTATATGCTCAAGAACGTCCG GGTGCTGGGCCACTTCGAGAAGCCACTCTTCCTGGAGCTCTGCCGCCACATGGTCTTCCAGCGGCTGGGCCAGGGTGACTACGTTTTCCGGCCGGGCCAGCCAGATGCCAGCATCTACGTGGTGCAGGACGGGCTGCTGGAGCTCTGTCTGCCAGGGCCT GACGGGAAGGAGTGTGTGGTGAAGGAAGTGGTTCCTGGGGACAGCGTCAACAGCCTTCTCAGCATCCTGGATGTCATCACC ggtCACCAGCATCCCCAGCGGACCGTGTCTGCCCGGGCGGCCCGGGACTCCACGGTGCTGCGCCTGCCGGTGGAAGCATTCTCCGCGGTCTTCACCAAGTACCCGGAGAGCTTGGTGCGGGTCGTGCAG ATCATCATGGTGCGGCTGCAGCGAGTCACCTTCCTGGCACTGCACAACTACCTGGGTCTGACCAATGAGCTCTTCAGCCAC GAGATCCAGCCCCTGCGTCTGttccccagccctggcctcccaacTCGCACCAGCCCTGTGCGGGGCTCCAAGAGAATGGTCAGCACCTCAGCTACGGACGAGCCCAGGGAGACCCCAGGCCGGCCACCCGATCCCACCGGGGCCCCGCTGCCTGGACCTACAG GGGACCCTGTGAAGCCCACATCCCTGGAAACCCCCTCGGCCCCTCTGCTGAGCCGCTGCGTCTCCATGCCAGGGGACATCTCAG GCTTGCAGGGTGGCCCCCGCTCCGACTTCGACATGGCCTATGAGCGTGGCCGGATCTCCGTGTCCCTGCAGGAAGAGGCCTCCGGGGGGTCCCTGGCAGCCCCCGCTCGG ACCCCCACTCAGGAGCCTCGTGAGCAGCCGGCAGGCGCCTGTGAATACAGCTACTGTGAGGATGAGTCGGCCACTGGTGGCTGCCCTTTCGGGCCCTACCAGGGCCGCCAGACCAGCAGCATCTTCGAGGCAGCAAAGCAGGAGCTGGCCAAGCTGATGCGGATTGAG GACCCCTCCCTCCTGAACAGCCGAGTCTTGCTGCACCACGCCAAAGCCGGCACCATCATTGCCCGCCAGGGAGACCAG GACGTGAGCCTGCACTTCGTGCTCTGGGGCTGCCTGCACGTGTACCAGCGCATGATCGACAAGGCGGAGGACGTGTGCCTGTTCGTAGCGCAGCCGGGGGAACTGGTGGGGCAGCTGGCGGTGCTCACTGGCGAACCTCTCATCTTCACACTGCGAGCCCAACGCGACTGCACCTTCCTGCGGATCTCCAAGTCCGACTTCTATGA GATCATGCGCGCACAGCCCAGTGTGGTGCTGAGTGCGGCGCACACGGTGGCAGCCAGGATGTCGCCCTTCGTGCGCCAGATGGACTTCGCCAtcgactggactgcagtggaggcGGGACGCGCGCTGTACAG GCAGGGCGACCGCTCCGACTGCACTTACATCGTGCTCAATGGGCGGCTGCGTAGCGTGATCCAGCGAGGCAGTGGCAAGAAGGAGCTGGTGGGCGAGTACGGCCGCGGCGACCTCATCGGCGTG GTGGAGGCACTGACCCGGCAGCCGCGAGCCACGACGGTGCACGCGGTGCGCGACACGGAGCTGGCCAAGCTTCCCGAGGGCACCTTGGGTCACATCAAACGCCGGTACCCGCAG GTCGTGACCCGCCTTATCCACCTACTGAGCCAGAAAATTCTAGGGAATTTGCAGCAGCTGCAAGGACCCTTCCCAG GCTCTGGGCTGGGTGTGCCCCCACACTCGGAACTCACCAACCCAGCCAGCAACCTGGCAACTGTGGCAATCCTGCCTGTGTGTGCTGAGGTCCCCATGGTGGCCTTCACGCTGGAGCTGCAGCACGCCCTGCAGGCGATCG GTCCGACGCTACTCCTTAACAGTGACATCATCCGGGCACGCCTGGGGGCCTCTGCACTGGATAG CATCCAAGAGTTCCGGCTGTCAGGGTGGCTGGCCCAGCAGGAAGATGCACACCGTATCGTACTCTACCAGACGGACGCCTCGCTGACGCCCTGGACCGTGCGCTGCTTGCGACAGGCCGACTGCATCCTCATTGTGGGCCTGGGGGACCAGGAGCCTACCCTCGGCCAG CTGGAGCAGATGCTGGAGAACACGGCTGTGCGCGCCCTTAAGCAGCTAGTCCTGCTCCACCGAGAGGAGGGCGCGGGCCCCACGCGCACCGTGGAGTGGCTAAATATGCGCAGCTGGTGCTCGGGGCACCTGCACCTGCGCTGTCCGCGCCGCCTCTTTTCGCGCCGCAGCCCTGCCAAGCTG CATGAGCTCTACGAGAAGGTTTTCTCCAGGCGTGCGGACCGGCACAGCGACTTCTCCCGCTTGGCGAGGGTGCTCACGGGGAACACCATTGCCCTTGTGCTAGGCGGGGGCGGGGCCAG GGGCTGCTCGCACATCGGAGTACTAAAGGCATTAGAGGAGGCGGGGGTCCCCGTGGACCTGGTGGGCGGCACGTCCATTGGCTCTTTCATCGGAGCGCTGTACGCGGAGGAGCGCAGCGCCAGCCGCACGAAGCAGCGGGCCCGGGAGTGGGCCAAG AGCATGACTTCGGTGCTGGAACCTGTGTTGGACCTCACGTACCCAGTCACCTCCATGTTCACTGGGTCTGCCTTTAACCGCAGCATCCATCGGGTCTTCCAGGATAAGCAGATTGAG GACCTGTGGCTGCCTTACTTCAACGTGACCACAGATATCACCGCCTCAGCCATGCGAGTCCACAAAGATG GCTCCCTGTGGCGGTATGTGCGCGCCAGCATGACGCTGTCGGGCTACCTGCCCCCGCTGTGCGACCCCAAGGACGGGCACCTACTCATGGATGGCGGCTACATCAACAATCTGCCAG CGGACATCGCCCGCAGCATGGGTGCCAAAACGGTCATCGCCATTGACGTGGGGAGCCAGGATGAGACGGACCTCAGCACCTACGGGGACAGCCTGTCCGGCTGGTGGCTGCTGTGGAAGCGGCTGAATCCCTGGGCGGACAAGGTAAAGGTTCCAGACATGGCTGAAATCCAGTCCCGCCTGGCCTACGTGTCCTGCGTGCGGCAGCTAGAGGTTGTCAAGTCCAGCTCCTACTGCGAGTACCTGCGCCCGCCCATCGACTGCTTCAAGACCATGGACTTTGGGAAGTTCGACCAGATCTAT GATGTGGGCTACCAGTACGGGAAGGCGGTGTTTGGAGGCTGGAGCCGTGGCAACGTCATTGAGAAAATGCTCACAGACCGGCGGTCTACAGACCTTAATGAGAGCCGCCGTGCAGAC GTGCTTGCCTTCCCAAGCTCTGGCTTCACTGACTTGGCAGAGATTGTGTCCCGGATTGAGCCCCCCACGAGCTATGTCTCTGATGGCTGTGCTGACG GAGAGGAGTCAGATTGTCTGACAGAGTATGAGGAGGACGCCGGACCCGACTGCTCGAGGGATGAAGGGGGGTCCCCCGAGGGTGCAAGCCCCAGCACTGCCTCCGAGATG GAGGAGGAGAAGTCGATTCTCCGGCAACGACGCTGTCTGCCCCAGGAGCCGCCCGGCTCAGCCACAGATGCCTGA